In Flavobacteriales bacterium, the DNA window ATAGAGATTGGGACACCACATTCCCATCATCCTTTATTTTCCCTATACCCAAATAGGAATATGGCGAATTCAATTTTGTCTGTGCCCTTACCTCCTTGCCTAAATGGCATAATAGAAGTGTAAAAAAGAAGCTTGATAGAAATAATTGCCTAAGCATTATAGTTTAATACAGTGTTTAATCCTTTCAGTGATAAAAAAGAATCCGCAAATATGTGACTTTTTAACTTGTTATTAAAGAAATCTAGGTCTCCACCCGTACCAATAATCAACAATTCCGGATAATTCGTTCTATATCTCTCGATTATCCCTTCAATTTCTGCCAACATTCCAATTTGTACACCCGATTTAATTCCCTCTTCTGTGTTAGAACCTATTAATTCTACATCCAAATTCGGTTCAAGTAACGGCAACTTATCAGTAAAAGTATGAAGTGCCTTAAATCTCATTTGAAGCCCAGGACTAATTCCTCCACCTAGAAAACCATCATCTTTACTAATGAAATCAAAAGTAAGAGCAGTTCCTGCATCAATTACCAGCACGTCGGAATCGGGATAAAGATGTGCGGCAGCAACTGCATTTGCTAGCCGATCTACTCCCAAAGATTCTTTCGAGAGGTAATTGTTAATTATCGGAATAAGAGTTTCATCAGAAAACTCCACACAGTTAAAATTATTTTTCAAAAGAGACAATACCTCTTCGTCAACTTCGGACACCGAAGAAATCATTACGTCTGTGATATTCTTATTATCTACAAGAATACTTTCTAACTTAGTTACATTCAAGCCAATAAAAGAGTCATTAGA includes these proteins:
- a CDS encoding type III pantothenate kinase, which codes for MNLVLDFGNTRCKMGIFEEDKLLSNDSFIGLNVTKLESILVDNKNITDVMISSVSEVDEEVLSLLKNNFNCVEFSDETLIPIINNYLSKESLGVDRLANAVAAAHLYPDSDVLVIDAGTALTFDFISKDDGFLGGGISPGLQMRFKALHTFTDKLPLLEPNLDVELIGSNTEEGIKSGVQIGMLAEIEGIIERYRTNYPELLIIGTGGDLDFFNNKLKSHIFADSFLSLKGLNTVLNYNA